A single window of Tautonia marina DNA harbors:
- a CDS encoding diacylglycerol kinase family protein — MSKPHLSLTGTHSDDEAIGSEPHTRVLEQEFADSSGEAQIITEPRHATTRLKFDEGARGIKLAIRAESSFFAHAYRGLLIAICAVILGVSATGWCFLIISAALVLVAETFRCAIIATLDLMADPGDPRARGAREIASGGLLFASITSGCLTVMVLSAKLSEMLGW; from the coding sequence ATGAGCAAACCGCATCTCTCTCTGACCGGGACCCATTCTGATGACGAAGCGATTGGCTCCGAGCCGCACACTCGAGTTCTTGAACAAGAATTCGCGGACTCGTCCGGAGAAGCTCAGATCATTACAGAACCGAGACACGCGACCACTCGCTTAAAATTCGACGAAGGGGCTCGTGGGATCAAGCTGGCCATCCGCGCCGAGTCAAGTTTCTTCGCCCATGCTTATCGAGGGCTGCTCATCGCCATCTGTGCGGTGATCCTGGGAGTCTCGGCCACCGGATGGTGTTTTCTGATCATCTCGGCCGCATTGGTGCTCGTCGCAGAAACCTTCCGCTGTGCCATTATCGCGACTCTTGATCTGATGGCCGATCCGGGAGATCCCCGAGCGAGAGGTGCTCGGGAGATCGCCTCGGGCGGCTTGCTTTTCGCCTCCATCACCTCTGGATGTCTAACGGTGATGGTCTTGTCGGCGAAGTTGAGCGAGATGCTTGGTTGGTGA
- a CDS encoding phenylacetate--CoA ligase family protein has protein sequence MIRFTVRSLLLNRIPRLPEDRVIELQRRRLQSLVTHAITHSSFYRSKYRGIDPNNVRLEELAPTNKSELMAHFDQVVTDTAIRRAELERFLDNPANEGRPFLGRYLASHTSGSQGQPMLIVQDRRLSELMFGLQMTRGNARKATPIEAMRRVISPARLAIVTLKRGFYPSATVFESIPRAARVFMKVLWLSQTDPDVIDQLNDFRPTILTGYAGVLEELALKADSGQLRLAPGLAQVVNNSEVLTDRARLRIEAAFGCHVMNNYATGECTFLSNGCSTDAGAHVNSDWAILEVVDAENRPVPAGTPGSKVLITNLANRTLPFLRYEVGDVVTMATEPCGCGSRLPRIERIDGRSADTFWIKDEGQYRQLISSVFKNAFDYAREVREWQAVQEDRNRFRLRIELLPGATLDELHLQDALNRQLEMYRFRDIVSIATEVVDRLGPDPSTGKFRRIVSKVGPPSDLEQRLRVDPGHQSPRPNSITNQASRSTSPTRPSPLDIQR, from the coding sequence ATGATTCGATTCACCGTACGATCACTCTTGCTGAACCGAATTCCTCGGCTTCCCGAGGATCGAGTGATCGAACTTCAGCGTCGGCGACTGCAATCACTCGTAACCCATGCGATCACGCATTCTTCATTCTATCGTTCGAAGTACCGAGGGATTGATCCGAACAATGTCCGACTGGAGGAACTCGCGCCTACGAATAAGTCGGAACTGATGGCCCATTTCGATCAGGTGGTCACCGACACGGCCATTCGAAGGGCCGAGCTTGAACGATTTCTCGACAACCCCGCCAACGAAGGTCGGCCATTTCTTGGCCGATATCTTGCGAGTCATACGTCGGGGAGTCAGGGCCAGCCGATGCTGATCGTTCAGGACCGGCGTCTTTCCGAGTTGATGTTTGGTCTGCAGATGACCCGCGGGAATGCTCGGAAGGCGACCCCGATCGAAGCGATGCGGCGCGTGATCTCACCGGCTCGGCTGGCGATCGTTACGTTAAAGCGAGGATTTTATCCCTCTGCGACTGTCTTCGAGTCGATTCCTCGGGCGGCTCGGGTGTTCATGAAAGTCCTCTGGCTTTCTCAGACCGATCCGGACGTCATTGATCAGCTCAACGACTTTCGCCCGACCATCTTGACCGGCTATGCGGGCGTGCTTGAAGAACTTGCACTGAAGGCTGATTCTGGGCAACTCAGACTTGCTCCCGGACTTGCGCAGGTGGTCAACAACAGCGAGGTGTTGACCGATCGCGCCCGATTGCGCATTGAAGCCGCCTTCGGATGCCACGTCATGAATAATTACGCGACTGGAGAATGTACCTTTCTGAGCAACGGTTGCTCGACTGACGCTGGCGCTCATGTGAACAGCGACTGGGCAATCCTCGAAGTCGTTGACGCGGAGAATCGCCCGGTCCCTGCAGGCACTCCAGGGTCGAAGGTCCTGATCACCAATCTTGCTAATCGAACGCTCCCATTTCTTCGGTATGAAGTCGGGGATGTGGTCACGATGGCGACCGAGCCCTGTGGGTGTGGGAGTCGGTTGCCTCGGATCGAACGAATCGACGGTCGATCGGCTGACACCTTCTGGATCAAAGATGAGGGACAGTACCGTCAGTTGATTTCAAGTGTGTTCAAAAATGCGTTTGACTATGCCCGGGAAGTCCGTGAATGGCAAGCGGTTCAAGAGGACCGCAACCGATTTCGTCTGCGGATCGAGTTGCTACCAGGCGCCACCCTCGATGAACTTCATCTCCAGGATGCCCTCAATCGGCAACTAGAGATGTACCGATTCCGAGACATTGTTTCGATCGCGACCGAGGTGGTCGATCGGCTAGGTCCAGATCCGAGTACTGGAAAATTCCGGAGGATTGTGAGCAAGGTTGGTCCTCCTTCCGATCTGGAACAGCGTCTCAGGGTTGACCCGGGACATCAGTCCCCACGCCCGAATTCGATCACCAACCAAGCATCTCGCTCAACTTCGCCGACAAGACCATCACCGTTAGACATCCAGAGGTGA
- the metF gene encoding methylenetetrahydrofolate reductase [NAD(P)H]: MHISDILDQHQTTFSFEFFPPKTSKASEELFQTISQLQELQPSFVSVTYGAGGTTRDRTHELIVRIQNETNLTAVSHLTSVCHTREELVAILDRYAASGIENILALRGDPPRDLSGYDRANDAFQYAEELVRFIASHPNPPDPRGFGIGVAGFPEGHPSTPNRLHELDYLKRKVDAGAQYICTQLFFENRDFFDFRERCEMAGITVPIIAGIMPITSRQGMIRMADLALGARFPARLIRAIERCAPEYSTEQVSKVGIHWATEQCRDLLDAHVRGIHFYTLNKSDATRQIYENLGVKDSIALRSSPV; the protein is encoded by the coding sequence ATGCACATCAGCGACATCCTTGATCAGCACCAGACCACCTTCAGCTTCGAGTTCTTCCCTCCGAAAACCTCCAAGGCCTCGGAAGAACTCTTTCAGACGATCAGCCAGCTCCAGGAGCTGCAACCCTCGTTTGTGTCGGTCACCTATGGCGCCGGTGGCACGACCCGAGATCGGACTCATGAGCTGATCGTTCGAATTCAGAACGAGACGAACCTGACCGCCGTCTCGCATCTGACCTCCGTCTGCCACACCCGAGAGGAACTGGTGGCGATCCTCGATCGCTACGCCGCCTCGGGGATCGAAAACATTCTGGCGCTTCGCGGAGATCCGCCCCGCGATCTGTCAGGATACGACCGCGCGAACGACGCGTTCCAATACGCCGAGGAACTCGTTCGGTTTATCGCCAGCCACCCGAACCCGCCCGATCCCCGCGGCTTCGGGATTGGCGTCGCCGGCTTTCCGGAAGGCCATCCTTCAACCCCGAATCGCCTTCATGAGCTTGACTACCTGAAACGGAAGGTTGACGCCGGAGCACAATATATTTGCACACAACTTTTCTTCGAAAACCGAGACTTTTTTGACTTTCGAGAACGCTGTGAGATGGCTGGAATCACTGTGCCAATCATCGCCGGAATCATGCCGATCACGTCTCGCCAGGGAATGATCCGGATGGCTGATCTGGCACTTGGAGCACGGTTTCCGGCCCGACTCATTCGTGCAATCGAGCGATGTGCACCCGAGTACTCGACCGAGCAGGTTTCCAAGGTCGGCATCCATTGGGCAACGGAGCAGTGTCGAGACTTACTCGATGCACACGTCCGAGGCATCCATTTTTACACACTGAACAAGAGTGACGCGACCCGTCAAATATACGAAAATCTTGGCGTGAAAGACTCGATTGCCCTCCGAAGTTCTCCGGTATAA